A genomic window from Glycine soja cultivar W05 chromosome 10, ASM419377v2, whole genome shotgun sequence includes:
- the LOC114370035 gene encoding SHUGOSHIN 2-like isoform X1 — protein sequence MEEGVGAIFLDSNSETVGLGGTKAKKVKVLKGDSVPVGTEVRANVGASQNKILADISNFPQQPKQHISVDHLLKEKEILIKHLATRDAVIESCKAELHKCQTNFQKLRKQNAELALTNSQMLVELNSSRQKQRELQLELGSKNGVLNAMRLELTLKKQTVKSKHETDANEVRACQSKQSDQSLQEDNKGNAKRKRVSKSQSSAPAVIKQVKSTKKVENQRYSLRRQSAGLKAEKPEPTKDFLEVVDISHLQENSANENGPASLGSKVHEEAREATECNCTQLVSFCYFIFQFCYIKPCIYCLYAASRPTNPEQVHVKKNVEKKRQSMRRQTNRFRPENPEPAEDCFKTDDAKFNVSQLSDNMSEKNCPTTSTVTSEQENDACIFEPQETRRSSVGRPLRRTVEKIVSYKEVPVNRKMRRDKLGIFISGSHSVTNNSV from the exons ATGGAAGAAGGTGTTGGCGCCATCTTTCTCGACTCCAATTCAGAGACTGTCGGACTTGGAG GTACAAAAGCAAAGAAAGTGAAAGTGCTGAAGGGAGATTCCGTTCCTGTTGGAACGGAAGTGAGAGCGAACGTGGGAGCTTCCCAGAACAAAATTCTTGCTGACATAAGCAACTTTCCCCAACAACCAAAGCAACACATCTCTGTTGACCACCTTCTCAAG gaaaaggaaattttgatcAAGCATCTTGCTACTAGAGA TGCCGTTATAGAATCGTGTAAAGCTGAGCTACACAAGTGTCAAACCAACTTTCAGAAACTAAGGAAGCAAAATGCAGAACTTGCCCTCACAAATAGTCAAATGCTGGTG GAGCTTAATTCTAGTAGACAGAAG CAAAGGGAACTTCAGCTTGAACTAGGAAGCAAAAATGGTGTACTCAATGCTATGAGATTAGAATTGACG CTAAAAAAGCAAACAGTTAAATCGAAGCATGAAACTGATGCAAATGAG GTGAGAGCATGTCAGAGTAAGCAGTCAGATCAGTCATTGCAAGAAGATAACAAGGGGAATGCAAAAAGGAAGAGAGTGTCCAAATCTCAAT CTTCTGCACCTGCTGTCATTAAACAAGTCAAATCCACCAAAAAGGTCGAGAATCAGAG GTATAGTTTGCGAAGGCAATCTGCAGGATTGAAAGCTGAAAAACCTGAACCAACAAAAGATTTCTTGGAGGTAGTTGATATTTCACATCTACAAGAAAATTCGGCCAATGAAAATGGACCAGCATCATTGGGGTCCAAGGTCCATGAGGAAGCCAGAGAAGCTACTGAATGTAACTGTACACAACTTGTTTCATTTTGTTACTTTATCTTTCAGTTTTGCTATATCAAGCCTTGTATATATTGTTTGTATGCAGCTTCGAGACCTACTAACCCTGAACAAGTTCATGTTAAAAAGAATGTTGAGAAGAAGAG GCAGAGTATGAGAAGACAAACTAACAGGTTCAGGCCAGAGAATCCAGAACCAGCTGAAGACTGCTTTAAGACAGATGATGCAAAATTTAATGTCTCCCAATTATCTGATAATATGTcagaaaaaaattgtccaaCAACATCAACTGTAACTTCTGAACAAGAAAATGATGCCTGTATATTTGAGCCTCAGGAAACTCGTAGATCATCTGTTGGGCGGCCATTGCGTCGGACAGTTGAGAAGATTGTGTCCTACAAGGAAGTTCCAGTTAACCGGAAGATGCGCAGAGATAAATTAGGGATTTTCATATCAGGTTCTCACTCAGTTACCAATAACTCTGTATAG
- the LOC114370035 gene encoding SHUGOSHIN 2-like isoform X2, which translates to MEEGVGAIFLDSNSETVGLGGTKAKKVKVLKGDSVPVGTEVRANVGASQNKILADISNFPQQPKQHISVDHLLKEKEILIKHLATRDAVIESCKAELHKCQTNFQKLRKQNAELALTNSQMLVELNSSRQKQRELQLELGSKNGVLNAMRLELTLKKQTVKSKHETDANEVRACQSKQSDQSLQEDNKGNAKRKRVSKSQSSAPAVIKQVKSTKKVENQRYSLRRQSAGLKAEKPEPTKDFLEVVDISHLQENSANENGPASLGSKVHEEAREATESSRPTNPEQVHVKKNVEKKRQSMRRQTNRFRPENPEPAEDCFKTDDAKFNVSQLSDNMSEKNCPTTSTVTSEQENDACIFEPQETRRSSVGRPLRRTVEKIVSYKEVPVNRKMRRDKLGIFISGSHSVTNNSV; encoded by the exons ATGGAAGAAGGTGTTGGCGCCATCTTTCTCGACTCCAATTCAGAGACTGTCGGACTTGGAG GTACAAAAGCAAAGAAAGTGAAAGTGCTGAAGGGAGATTCCGTTCCTGTTGGAACGGAAGTGAGAGCGAACGTGGGAGCTTCCCAGAACAAAATTCTTGCTGACATAAGCAACTTTCCCCAACAACCAAAGCAACACATCTCTGTTGACCACCTTCTCAAG gaaaaggaaattttgatcAAGCATCTTGCTACTAGAGA TGCCGTTATAGAATCGTGTAAAGCTGAGCTACACAAGTGTCAAACCAACTTTCAGAAACTAAGGAAGCAAAATGCAGAACTTGCCCTCACAAATAGTCAAATGCTGGTG GAGCTTAATTCTAGTAGACAGAAG CAAAGGGAACTTCAGCTTGAACTAGGAAGCAAAAATGGTGTACTCAATGCTATGAGATTAGAATTGACG CTAAAAAAGCAAACAGTTAAATCGAAGCATGAAACTGATGCAAATGAG GTGAGAGCATGTCAGAGTAAGCAGTCAGATCAGTCATTGCAAGAAGATAACAAGGGGAATGCAAAAAGGAAGAGAGTGTCCAAATCTCAAT CTTCTGCACCTGCTGTCATTAAACAAGTCAAATCCACCAAAAAGGTCGAGAATCAGAG GTATAGTTTGCGAAGGCAATCTGCAGGATTGAAAGCTGAAAAACCTGAACCAACAAAAGATTTCTTGGAGGTAGTTGATATTTCACATCTACAAGAAAATTCGGCCAATGAAAATGGACCAGCATCATTGGGGTCCAAGGTCCATGAGGAAGCCAGAGAAGCTACTGAAT CTTCGAGACCTACTAACCCTGAACAAGTTCATGTTAAAAAGAATGTTGAGAAGAAGAG GCAGAGTATGAGAAGACAAACTAACAGGTTCAGGCCAGAGAATCCAGAACCAGCTGAAGACTGCTTTAAGACAGATGATGCAAAATTTAATGTCTCCCAATTATCTGATAATATGTcagaaaaaaattgtccaaCAACATCAACTGTAACTTCTGAACAAGAAAATGATGCCTGTATATTTGAGCCTCAGGAAACTCGTAGATCATCTGTTGGGCGGCCATTGCGTCGGACAGTTGAGAAGATTGTGTCCTACAAGGAAGTTCCAGTTAACCGGAAGATGCGCAGAGATAAATTAGGGATTTTCATATCAGGTTCTCACTCAGTTACCAATAACTCTGTATAG